The Brassica oleracea var. oleracea cultivar TO1000 unplaced genomic scaffold, BOL UnpScaffold02949, whole genome shotgun sequence genomic sequence TCAAGAGAAGGTGGTGATGGTGAAACCAAGTAGTAAGTCCAGTTCTGACCATGGTCACTCTGGTGGTTGTTGTGGTGATAAGAAGCAAGAGAATGTAAAGGTGGTTGTGAAAGATAGCTGTTGCGCTGAGAAGACTAATAAACCAGTTGGAGATATGGCTTCATCGAGCTCATGCAAGAAGTCTACTCATGTCAACCACGACATGAAACTGAAAGGTGGATCAGGTTGTTGTACTAAGGATAAAGAGAAAGCAGAGAAGAATGTAGACATGCAGATTCTTGGGGATGAGTTATTTGATTTGGAGAAAGGTCTGCAGAAGAAGGCTGGTGAAACTTGCAAGACAAGCTGTTGTGGAACTAAAGAGAAGGCTAAGGAAACGTCTTCTCTGGAGAAGGATGTGCTGATTAAGGAGACAGTGAAACAAACCGAGGAGATAACTCTGGCTTCTGAGGAAGAGACAGGTAGTCTTGATTGCTGGTTGGATAGCTGCGACAACAAGACCACAGTGAAGCAAAGCTGCCATGAGGAGACAAGTCTAGACATTGAAGCTGGTGTAAGTTGTGATCTCAAGCTGGCTTGTTGTGGTAGCATAGAAGGAGGAGAAGTGAAAGAGAAACTTGATCTTGAGATAAAAAGTGAAGGACAATGTAAGTCTGTTTGTTGTGGTGATGAAAAGCAAACCGGAGAGATAACTCTGGCATGTGAGGAAGAGACAGACGGTTCTAATTTCTCCTCAGGATGTTGCGGAAACAAGGAGAAAGTGGAACAAATCTGCCATCAGAAGGATTGTCTGGAGACTGATCTCAAGTTGGTTTGTTGTGGAGACACAGAAGGAGAAGTGAGAGAGGCATTTGATCTTGAGAAGGGCAAAGGAGAATGCTGTGGCAAAGAAGTAACACAAATCTGTAGTGAGAAGCCTGTTAGCAAATCCCCTTGCTGTGGAACTGG encodes the following:
- the LOC106321773 gene encoding putative cadmium/zinc-transporting ATPase HMA4 encodes the protein MVKPSSKSSSDHGHSGGCCGDKKQENVKVVVKDSCCAEKTNKPVGDMASSSSCKKSTHVNHDMKLKGGSGCCTKDKEKAEKNVDMQILGDELFDLEKGLQKKAGETCKTSCCGTKEKAKETSSLEKDVLIKETVKQTEEITLASEEETGSLDCWLDSCDNKTTVKQSCHEETSLDIEAGVSCDLKLACCGSIEGGEVKEKLDLEIKSEGQCKSVCCGDEKQTGEITLACEEETDGSNFSSGCCGNKEKVEQICHQKDCLETDLKLVCCGDTEGEVREAFDLEKGKGECCGKEVTQICSEKPVSKSPCCGTGLKQEGSSSSVNVVESGSKEREMVKVSSQSCCTSPNDLVLQVKKVESCCKVKTPEACGSKCKVKDKRHIGKSCCRSYAKAYCTHRHHHHHHGHHHHHHVGAA